Part of the Woronichinia naegeliana WA131 genome, GGTTACTTAGGTGCCTTGGCAGAAGCGTTGCATCCGAATACCGTGTCAAAACAAAAAGAATGGTTGACTGAAAATTGTCGAGAACTCAAGCATGAAAAAGGAAAAGCAGGAGAACTGCTAAATCTGATGAAAGAAGTCAAAGAAGAAAAAAGTCATTCTAAGAATCTTACCGAGAAACTACAAGCGGCGATTACTTATTACGAGAATCATCAGCATCAAATGGATTATGCTGAATACTTAGAGAAAAAGTATCCGATTGGTTCAGGTGTTACGGAAGCAGCTTGTAAGACGTTGGTCAAACAACGATTATGTTGTTCAGGGATGCGATGGAAGGAAAAAGGAGCAGGAATTATTTTGAGCCTACGAGCTTTGGTATTGACCAAGGAACGATGGAGTCAATTTTGGGCAAAACTTGATCAATATGGGTTCCCTGTAGAACCCTGATTACAACAGCTTTTATCAACTAAAGGTCGCACCCAGCAAGAAAAAGGGCAATTCTAACAGTGATGAACGAATGCGTTTTATCGAGGAGATGCTCAAGATTTTTCCCACCGCCCTGATTCGTTGTTTATGTGGCGACCGTGAGTTTATTGGTCAGGCTTGGCTTCGCTATCTTCTGCTCGAACCGCTACTGGCTTTCTGTCTGAGAATTCGGGCTACGGACAAGATTGAGCACAATGGCAAGCTTTTGGCCGCCAAAGTCATTTTTGCCCATCTTGCAAAAGAGTGAATCTCAACGTCTTCAAGGGAGTTGTCGGGTTTGGGGATATCCTGTTTCTGTAGAGGCTCTTCGCTTGCCTGATAATTCTCTACTCATCGTCATTGGACATCCCGATTCCCAAGGTCTTATTCACGATTATGCCCTGCGTTGGGGCATTGAAACCCTTTTTGGCATCTTTAAGACTCGTGGCTTTTGCTTGGAATCTACTCACTTTACTGACCCCAAGCGTCTTCGTAAGCTTTTGGCTTTACTGACTTTAGCTTTGGCTTGGTCTCTCAAAACTGGTCTAGCAATTCATCATCTTCATCCCATTCCCCTCAAGAAACATGGTCGCCTAGCGCAGAGTCTTTTTCGTCTTGGTTTTGACCATCTTCGTCATCTTGTTCTTAATCCTTCTCTACCCAATTTTTCTCTTTTTCTCGACTCCCTACATTTTTTGTCCTGTACTTAGTACTGAGATAGGTTGCGGCTGACCATTCGGAGAGATAGCTTTTAATTTCAATGATTTCTTTTTCTGTGCAGTTTTGACAAAGTTTTTCTAAAAATGGATCGTTCATTGAGTGTTCATTGTTCGGGATATTTTAGGAGAAATTTAATCTGAATTTTTAATAGTCAAGATGCTAATAGGGTGATAAGTATCTCTCAAGTCATTAAGGTTCTTATGCAGATTTTTATCTTTTTGTCCGAGTTCTTGGTAAATTTCCCAGGTGTTGCCTTCAAAGAATAAGTATCTCATTGAGTTCTGCGATCGTGGGAGTGTAACCTTGATTTTGGCTATGGGTTGTCATAGATTTAGCGATTTTTTCCATAAGATTAATATCTTGCAAAATTGCTAGGGTTTCTTGTTGTCCCAATCTTCGGCACTGATGACAACAAAATCGTCTCCGTCTTGATTGGTGATTTTGAAGAGTTGACTGATGACTTGTTTGATTAAGTTTCGCAGGTTATTGGTAAATTGATTGATGGTGATAGAGTTCACAGTTTTTATCCTCTTACCTGAAATTCAAGAGTAAGTTTTTAGAAGCTTTCATTGACAAGATTGGTAAAATCATTAATCTCTTTGTATTTACTAGATTTTTTGTGTTTCATTTCGTTTACAATTTTTCTCAAGATATGACTTTAGTTCTGGAAAATCATCCCAATAATTTTCTGCTGATGGGTATTTTTTACCATCAAAAATCTCTCCATACCATACAGAATAAATTTGCTCCTTAAATTTTTCGGTATTATTTATAAATTTATCTTCAAAAGACGTTGAATCAAGACTTTTTAAAATATCAAAAGAGAGACACAAAATAGCACTTAATTGAGTTCTGACTAAATCTATTATCTTAATTAGTCCACCAAGCTTCCGTTCTCTTTCATCCTTTGATAAGTTAGCGTAATTATTCTTGTTGAATAAAAAATAATCATTACTGCTCTCATCTTTATAAAAATGAGTAATTAGGTGTTTATTTGTAGTAAATGAAATATTTTCTAAGTCCATAAAATACCTAATAATTTTCTGCGAAATTCCGTTATCGAAAATCTTAGAACTTGAAATAATTTCCTGAGCAATATATTTAATTTCTAATAGTTCTATCAATTCTTTACAGGATTGGATTGATGATGTAAAACAGATTGAATTACTGTTGATGGAAGGGCGCAAATTTTCAACAGAATGAGACAAGCTAAATAATCGTGATTTGTTCGCTCCAATAAAATACAAAATTACATTTTTAGTATCATTTCGAGTATTATTTCTTTGCAAGTCACTTGTATATCTTGCTACAAATAAGGTACCTAATATTGTCAAGATAACTATTATGATTTGCAAGATTGATGGCCAAATTAAACTGTCAAAGGAAGATTTATTTTCAATATTTGTAATTCTCTGACTTAAAGAATTTTCAATACTTGTGACCCTCTGGTTTAAAGAATTTAGTTCTTTTTGATTGACAATATTTTGATTAATATTTTTTTTAATGTCTAATAATTGAACGTTAATGTTGACCAAATCATTCTGTAAATCTTTCTGAAGATTAGAAGTTTTATCTTGTAAATTTGTTGTTGTGGAAAGCATAGTAAAAGATATTGTCAAAGATAATTGAGATTATAGAAAAACTATAAACAGATGGAAAAAAGTCAAAGATAAAATTGTGTAGGCTGCATACTGGAACGAAGTACAACCTCATACATCAGAACGAAGCTCTCTCCAATTTTTGTAATCGGCTTTAGGTGTTACCTTGCAATGCTTAACCCGTGACAATAAACCAGAAATTGCCAATAACTCCTGAGTTGCCGCTTCACTCTCCGCATCTGCCAAATAAGCCGCAAAATCTGCCACAACCTGTAACCGTTCAGGCGATAACTGTTGCAGACTATCCTCTAGTTGCGCCCGTACTTCTTGAGTACAATTTATCTTGCTTACTCTAAATGTAAAAAAGAATACCATAAATTTAACGCATTGAAACGCGATCGCCTTTTAAACATTAGGGAAAAAGCCAAACTTAATCACTGCACTGGCCACCGCCGTAAAAATAATGCCAATCAAAGCCCATATCTGACCGCGTTGGCTACCTCTAAGATCTTTAACCTCCTCTTTTACCGTCGTCAAATCAGCCTTAACCGTTGCCATATCAACCTTCAGATCCGTCAGATCGCTCTCGATTTTATCTAACTTCTGATCCAGACGGTCAAAACGTTGGTCTAGCTTATTGAGAACATCCTTTAAATCAGTTTCAATCATCATCGACATCGTTTTCTCCTCGTCACGTCCCTTTAATTTTAGATTAATAGATTAGAACTTGGGTAATAATAACAACATTAACGCATTGAAACGCGATCGCCGCTTATGCATCATAGGCTTCTCCGCGATGAACAATTTCTACAACTGAGACAACCATCACCTGAGCATCTATCGAATAAATTACCCGATAATCGCTTATTCGGTAACGATAATAACCAGACAAGCTTCCCTTCAAAGCCTTAATATTAGGATGAAATCGAGGATTTTGTTCTAATTGCTCTAAACATCGGGTAATTTTCTTGGCTAGAGTCTTATCTGCTCGAAGATAAAATGCTTGAGCCTTTGGATGAAGCACAACCTCATACATCAGAACGAAGCTCTCTCCAATTTTTGTAATCGGCTTTAGGTGTTGCCTCGCACTGCTTAACCCTATCCAATAAACCAGGAATTGCTAATAACTCCTGAGTTGCCGCTTCACTCTCCGCATCTGCCAAATAAGCCGCAAAATCCGCCACAACCTGTAACCGTTCAGGCGATAACTGTTGCAGACTATCCTCTAGTTGCGCCCGTACTTCTTGAGTACAATTCATCTTGCTTACTCCAAATATGGAAAAGAATACCCTAAATTTAACGCATTGAAACGCGATCGCCCTTTAAGTAAAATTTCAAAAAAAGTCAAACTTACCAAACTTGGGGTATAAACTCGGCATCATTCAAAATCACCACATTTTCTCCCGATTGCACCAACACAAACAAGCCCTGACGATACGCATAACTCGCTACCTCATCGGGAACAACCATCGCCGCTACAGCACCAAACCCCTTAACATCCTTAAAACGAGGCATTAATCGCTTAAACCGAGCCAAACGATGTAAATGCTCATCCACATCCCCTTGACTTAACTTAGTTTTTACCGCAATTAAGATAGCCTCTGAATCACTAGCGGCAAAAACATCAATATCTAAAAACGCCCCTTCTCTATGGACTGATACTCCTGAAGAGATGTAACAAAAATCAAAACCCCACTCCTGAAAAAGCTCAAACACAGAGGGATAGACTTGCCACGCGATAAAATCACCAAGTGGGTCGCTGAATTTGGCTAACTGCTTGTTAATGATTTCCATTTGTCTATTTTTTGCAGGTTTTGACTGTTCGGGAATGTCTTTTTTCCCTGGCAAATAGCCTTCCCATTCTTGGTATCCTTGCCCGTTGCTTGTTGTCGTCATAATCAATTTTTTCCAGTTAAATCACTCCTATTGTAGCCCGATCGCTTTTTCTCATTGTCGTTACGGATGATAGTGCCTACTCCAAATGTAGAAAAAAATACCATAAAGTTAACGCATTGAAACGCGATCGCCCTATTCGTAATGAGACCACATCATTAAAATCTTAACCCTGTGAGCCTGATTATCAACTTCATAAACAAGACGATGCTGAATGTTGATCCTTCTTGAGTACATTTCAGCTAAATCTCCCGTTAATTTCTCGTAAGGTGGTGGATTTTGATAGGGATTAGTCTTGAGAATATTAATTAACTGATCAACTTTAGGTTTTAAACCCGCACGAGTGACTTTTTTAGCATCTTTTAAAGCCCGTTTTGTTAATGCAATTTCCCACATTACCATTCCACCTTATCCAGTGGAACACAATCCTCCCAACTTGTATTCTTTCCCACAATTAAATCGTCCTTAACCCCTGGAATAGACGACAAATAAAGAGTTTCCTGTAAACCATTCCACTCCTCTAAAGAAACCAATACCGCCTGTTTCTGCTCATTAACTGTAATGAGTGTAGCTTGCTGATCCTGATTAACCTTATCAATGAGATCGGCAAGGGTCGGATTCGGCTCTTTGAGATTAATATGATTCATAGACAACACAGAAAATTTGTCCCCATTATAACTGGCCGAAGCTAATGGGTAAAGCTACCAAACCTGGGGCGTAAACCCCGCATCATTTAAAATTATCACGTTTTCCCCTGATTGCACCAAAACAAATAAACCCTGACGATAAGCATAACTCACCACCTTATCGGGAACTACCATCGCCGCTACCGCCCCCAAAGCCTTCACATCCCGAAAACGAGGCATTAACCGCTTAAACTTAGCCAAACGTTGTAAATGCTCATCCACATCTCTTTGGGTTAACTTACTTTTAACCTCCACTAAAATCGCATCTGTGTCATTAACCACTAACAAATCAATTTCTAAACCCTCATGGTCTCTTGTTACCGAAAGCCCAGGGTGAAACTCATGGACATCAATGCCCCGCTGCTGAAAAAGACGCACCACCGCAGGACGCACTTGATACTCAACAAACTCCCCTAAACGATTCCCCAACTCGCCTATCTGCTTACTAACACTTTTAATTTGTCTATCTGTTTCTTTTTGGGCTTGGGATAATTCTTGTTGGGATTGATTCAATTCTTGTTGGGATTGGGCCAATTTCTTTAGTATTTCCCGAATGTCGTCAATGGTGGTAGTCATAATCAATTTCCTTTTCAAGTTAAATCACCTCCATTGTAGCCCGATCGCTTTTTCTCACTGTGGTTACGGGCCAAGGGATTTGCTGCTGATGAACAAAAAAGAAGGGCGATCGCTTTTTTTGCTATACTTGTAGGACAACATTAACACTTTGCCTTTAACTTCAATGACAGAAATCGTTTTTTTAGTGGAAGATGATGTGGATGGCGGCTACATAGCTAAAGCTTTAGACCAGTCTATTTTTACTCAGGGTGACACAATAGATGAGTTAAAAGAGATGATTCGTGATGCTGTAATTTGTCATTTTGCTCAAAGTGTTTGTCCTGAGCGTATTCGATTGCAGTTTATTCGTGAAGAAGTATTAGCTGTATGAGATTACCACGAGATTTAACAGGCAAAAAATTTGCCAAAATGGTGGAAGTTCTTGGTTATAGAATTGAGCGACAAACAGGCAGTCATATTCGGCTTACAACGACAAAAAATGGAGAGCATCATATTACAATCCCTAATCATAGCCCAATTAAAGTGGGTACATTAAATGCTATTCTTAAAGATATTGCTAATCATTTTGAGACAACTCGTGAAGATTTGATTGATCAGTTGTTTTAGCCCGATCGCTTTTTCTCACTGTGGTTACAGGCTCAGGTATTTGCTGTTGATGAACAAAAAAGAAGAGCGATCGCTTTACTGATGGGGATCATCCCTTAATTTTTTATCAAAACAATATTGTAGAAAAACTTTTTTTGATACTCCAGCTTGGGCAGCCATAGACTTAACGAGAGTTTCACTAAAGGGAGCTTTGGGACAATCAACAGTGACTTTATATAATTTACCGTTGACAACTTTTTTCCAATGTTCGTGAGAAGTCCCATCCTGTTTTTGGGGTTCAAATCCCATATTTTTAAGGGCTGTTTTAACTTGTTTACAGGTAGGCGGTGCAAATTTCGTAAAAAATCCCAAGATATTCTCCTATACAACTTGAGATGGTAAGGTTTCAGAGAAAATTTGTAAATGGGTTGGATTGAAAGCCTTGATTTTTTGAATAAAAACAGCAAAATAATATTCTAAAATTAGTGAGAAAGGAGCTTTTCGAGATAGAAGTTGTTCGGCGTAGTTTTTATCTATTGTTAAGGCTTCGGTGACGTAGGATTTAATCATTGCCTCTAGCCTTTGTTTCGCTTCGTTAGAGGAGTCTGCCTGGGCAGCAAGGTTAAGATCAATACAGACAGCTACCCATTGATTATTTTCTTGTTTGATAAAGCAACGTAATAGCGGGGTTTTCATTATCTTTTTCTCTTTACTTATAATACACAGTATGTTGTTGTCTTATTCTGTCAAAATTTTGTATATGATGTCAAGCATAAAGGATTACCTTTTTTCTTTGGCTTACTGGGGGACTCGCTTTTTCTAACTGTGGTTACGGGCCAAGGGATTTGCTGCTGGTGAACAAAAAAGAAGGGCGATCGCTGTTTAGCAAATAGAGGAAAATAAGCAAGTAAATTTTTAAAAAATTAATGAAATTGCTGATTTTCATTCATAATGACTCCACATTCGTATAATCTTAATAATTTTCTTTTCAGGGAAAACTTGATAAACTAAACGATGTTGAATATTAATTCTTCGGGAGTAGTAATTAGCTAAATCTCCACTTAATTTTTCGTAGGTAGGGTAAGATTGAAAAGGATTAGATTTAAAAATTTTTAGCAATTTATCGGCTTGTTTGGATAATTCTATTCGCACCAATTTTTGAACATCTTTTTCCGCCTGCTTAGTAAAAAATAATTGCCAATTATCCATTTAAAATTGCCCTAATCACTTCTTCACTAACACAATCTTCTATGGGAGTTTTACCGCCTTCAATGATAGATTCCACCATACCAGGAATAGAGTATAGATAAAGCGTTTCCTGGATAGCATTCCAATCTTCTTCTGCAATTAAAACAGCATTTTTTTCAGTTCCTGATAATAGGATTGGCTGATGATTGTCATTAATATCATTAACTAATGTCTCAATCTGGCCTTGAGCTTCGATAAGGGTAATGGTTTTCATTGACTCAACGACTTTTGAATGATTTATGGATTTGATTTTAGCAAACCTTGACGGAATTAGGCGATCGCTGTTCTAATTTTAACCAGATCGCTGTCCTAATTTTAACCCGATCGCTTTTTCTCACTGTGATTACAGGCCGATGGATTTGCTGATAATGAACAAAAAAAGAAGGGCGATCGCCGAAACTAAACTTGACCTAGTAAATGTTTGGCCTTATTTAAACGATAAAGATTAACCCTCGAAGAACGATTTTCAACTTCTATTTGAGCAATCAATTCATCTAAAATCAAAATTTCTGCATCAGCCCGACGACAAATCGCTTGAACCTTAAGCGATCGCTGCTGTACCCGTTCTAAACTAGGAAGAGAAGACTGATTCATCGTAACCCCCAATCTTGCTTAATCTCTTGAATCGTTGCCTTTAGAGCAAAAACTGTTCCTTGAGCATCCTCAATAGAACGACTTAACAACGCTAGTGTAGCAGATGTTGCTGAAGGTTGAGAAGCTGCAATTTGACGGAGTAGCGTACTAAAACGAGAATAGTAGGTATCGGCACGTTGTTGAACATTATCGAGTTGCTCTAAATCGCTCAGAGTGGCTTCTGTCTCACCATAGTTTTCCAAAATCATAAACTGGAATGAAGTAGCATCATGGATGATAAAAAGCAGGTTTTGTTGCAATTCGAGAACTATTTTCTGTGTTTCTTCAGATAGTTGAGCCACAAAATAATAACTTTTGGGTGAGATAAAACTATTTGCATTCTAGCGTCTATTGGAAATTTGGCAAAAAGTTTAAGCTCTTAAATTTGCTGCTGATGAACAAAAAAGAAGGGCGATCGCTGTTCTAAATTTAACCAGATCGCTGTCCTAAATTTAACCTACTCGCTTTTTTTCATTGTGTTTACAGGCCAAGGGATTTGCCGATGATGAACAAAAAAGAAGAGCGATCTCTCTTAATTTTTGAAGGATTTAGGTCGCAAAAAAATACCAACAGGTTTATCATTATCGGAACTTTTAGAATTATTCTCTGTGATTTGATTGCTTTGAGTGTTGGATGAATCATTAGAGATTTTGTAAGAACCTTTAGGAAGTTTATTGAATAAATCTGATTTAATAAAGCTACTCACGGAAACCCCCAAGTTATCTCCATGTAATTCATCTAATTTAGGACATTTTTCCATATCATATTGTACATTTTTCTTTGCAGCCGCATGAATAGCAACTAACTCTTTTTTTTGATTAAAAACTCCACTTCCACTCATTCCTTCAATAGTTGGATTGCTATAGTTAATATTATGTCCATCTTGACTCTTGGAAGGGGTCAAAATAGCTTCTATTTTTCCCGTAGTCAATTCATACGTTGGTTGCTTATTGCAAAATTTCCACCCAGAAATAGTTACACTCTCTTGGCGTGAGATATTACCATTTAAAGTAAAAAAAGAGTGCTTTTTATCACTTTTAAATCTGATTAATACCAAATCAATTGATGGATTTTCACTACGGTAAACATCTTTATAATAATCAAACTCGTATTCTTCTTTATAATTTTTTCCATCCGAAAAATAAATTTTGTAAGGTTCTCTAATTTCTCCAGGTTTAATGTTAACAAGATGTTTAACTGTTAAAATGTAATAGTTATCACCGTTTTTAGCAATAACCACTCCTGAACCAATTTTGCCTATTCCTTTAATTTGTGGAGTATTGATAACTTCAGTAGTGTTTGTGTAAACAGTTGGTTGGCTATAATTGAATGCTTGCGGAAAATCTTTATTTTGAGACTGGCATCCAAAACAATACGTTGCTATCAAAAACAGCAGATTTAATAAATAGGCAGAATATTTTTTTTTGCTCATGTCTTTTGTCAGTAGTATTTACGGGGAAGAATTAGTTTTGACTCCGATGAATTGCTGTGGCAGGCAGTAAAATTATACTTAAATCTTATTTTAACTGAATCTCCAACACCCTCTTTATAAAGTGTAAATTTTGTCTCTTTTTCAATATTCTCAGCCAACTCGATAACATACTGACTTTGCCGAATTGGATTTGGATATACAACCATTAGCTCTAAAGGAACACTATTAGGATATTGTTTAAAAAAATTTTTCGGGTTAACAATTTTTTGGGGAAATGGAAGAACTGTAACATAACTGTTGGAAGTGCTAAATTCATAACCACCTTCAAGAAACTCTAGAAGACTAAAATCACCTTCATTAATCCAGTAACCGTCTTCTTCTTGGTGTTTTTTAAACGACAAATATCGTCTTTTTCTTCGGTTATAAAGATATTTATTAATCTGAACATAGTATTGATTTTGAGAACTATATATTATAAATTCAGCTATGAAAGTACGTTTCCTTCTCCTGTTATTCCAACAGACTGAGAAAACCCCAAAAAATAAGATTATAATTCCTAGTACAAGAAGCAATTTATTGTTTAAAAAAAAATTACGGTTTAAATTATTCGCGGGCAAAGGCACAGGAGACCTGCTTCGACTATTGTTCAATAAAACAAATAGTTCAAAATTTTGAGATAATGGCGGAATTTTCCTGATAAAATCACTCAACAGGTTGTCACGCTCCAAGCTTGAGTAATGCTCTATTGGTAATCCTAGTGCTAATGGTGCGTTATCTCTAATAATCTCAGGAACAACCGGTTGATCTGCATATTGATATTGAGGAACATCAACAACATCACTAGGTCTTCTACCTGTAATTCCTATTAATTTTCCTTGAATATTAAGGTTTGCTCCACCGCTCATGCCCTCTGATACTGGATTAGTAAATCCCAGTTGGTAACCATCTTTTAAAAGTTTGGGAGCCTTGAAAACCCTACCCGGTTCAAAAGTAAATTTAGCTGGACAATTAATAATTTCAACTGAAACATTGCAAGGGAAACCAGTTACAAAAAGTTGGCTTCCATCCTCTAATTTATCTGATGTTCCAATCACTGCTTTTTCATAACTATAGGGAGTATAAAAGCCTAACAAACCCAAATCAATTTTAATATTGTTTTTTTGAAATTTGGACGTTGGGTGAACAAAAGCCTTATGAATCAAACCATCGTGTGTTTTAATATAAAACTCTTTACTCTGAGAGGAAATATGATTGTTTGTCAAGACAAAATAAAGAAACAAAGAACCTTTTTTCACCTTTACTTCTTTCTTTTCCACAATTACTCCTGAACCACTGGATTTAATTGCGTTCGATTGTATATTTTCCCATGCCTTAGAATCAACACCAAAGACCCTAACAGTAATTAGTTCGGAGAGATCATGAATTTGCTCTTCGGGCAAGAATTTCCCTTGTTTCTCCTCAGATATTAAAAGCGTTTGATTGTCCAAAAAAGTAAAAGCTTGTACTGAAGAATTGAGAACCAACACAACAGCACAAACTTTTAGCAAAACAAAGGAGCGTATCCAGTTAATAAACTTCATGTATTAAACAAAAGACAGGCACAATTAGGTTACCGACAATAGGGTACATCCCGGATAAAGTAGTACATAGAATCTGGGGTAAAATGGAAAAAAACTGATGAGCGAAAAAAGTATGTTACCGATTCCCCCAGAAGAAAAAGCACTGTTAAAACAGCATCTCACCGAATCAGCCCGTATCTTGCGCAAATATACGGAACCAGAGAAACAGAAGGACTTTGGAAGCATCGAAGTAGAAGTCAGAACCCAGATGTTAGAAATTGTGGGGCCAACAATGGGGGAGTTTTTTTTTCAGAAGGGGGAAAAAAACGGTCTGGAAACAAGCGAAAAATCAAAACCCTAGTCGGAGAAGTGGAAATAAGCCAAAAACAAGCCAGAAAACTAAAGGTGTCGCCAAAAATCGTCTTAAGTCCAGGTTTAGAGAAATGCTGTCTAAGAGCCAGTGCGAAAACATCCTACCAACAAGCA contains:
- a CDS encoding hemolysin XhlA family protein — encoded protein: MSMMIETDLKDVLNKLDQRFDRLDQKLDKIESDLTDLKVDMATVKADLTTVKEEVKDLRGSQRGQIWALIGIIFTAVASAVIKFGFFPNV
- a CDS encoding type II toxin-antitoxin system RelE/ParE family toxin, with product MYEVVLHPKAQAFYLRADKTLAKKITRCLEQLEQNPRFHPNIKALKGSLSGYYRYRISDYRVIYSIDAQVMVVSVVEIVHRGEAYDA
- a CDS encoding Txe/YoeB family addiction module toxin, coding for MWEIALTKRALKDAKKVTRAGLKPKVDQLINILKTNPYQNPPPYEKLTGDLAEMYSRRINIQHRLVYEVDNQAHRVKILMMWSHYE
- a CDS encoding type II toxin-antitoxin system Phd/YefM family antitoxin — its product is MNHINLKEPNPTLADLIDKVNQDQQATLITVNEQKQAVLVSLEEWNGLQETLYLSSIPGVKDDLIVGKNTSWEDCVPLDKVEW
- a CDS encoding DUF3782 domain-containing protein, with amino-acid sequence MTTTIDDIREILKKLAQSQQELNQSQQELSQAQKETDRQIKSVSKQIGELGNRLGEFVEYQVRPAVVRLFQQRGIDVHEFHPGLSVTRDHEGLEIDLLVVNDTDAILVEVKSKLTQRDVDEHLQRLAKFKRLMPRFRDVKALGAVAAMVVPDKVVSYAYRQGLFVLVQSGENVIILNDAGFTPQVW
- a CDS encoding 2-oxoisovalerate dehydrogenase, which encodes MPLTSMTEIVFLVEDDVDGGYIAKALDQSIFTQGDTIDELKEMIRDAVICHFAQSVCPERIRLQFIREEVLAV
- a CDS encoding type II toxin-antitoxin system HicA family toxin, which translates into the protein MRLPRDLTGKKFAKMVEVLGYRIERQTGSHIRLTTTKNGEHHITIPNHSPIKVGTLNAILKDIANHFETTREDLIDQLF
- a CDS encoding type II toxin-antitoxin system HicA family toxin encodes the protein MGFFTKFAPPTCKQVKTALKNMGFEPQKQDGTSHEHWKKVVNGKLYKVTVDCPKAPFSETLVKSMAAQAGVSKKVFLQYCFDKKLRDDPHQ
- a CDS encoding Txe/YoeB family addiction module toxin: MDNWQLFFTKQAEKDVQKLVRIELSKQADKLLKIFKSNPFQSYPTYEKLSGDLANYYSRRINIQHRLVYQVFPEKKIIKIIRMWSHYE
- a CDS encoding type II toxin-antitoxin system Phd/YefM family antitoxin, yielding MKTITLIEAQGQIETLVNDINDNHQPILLSGTEKNAVLIAEEDWNAIQETLYLYSIPGMVESIIEGGKTPIEDCVSEEVIRAILNG
- a CDS encoding serine protease, which codes for MSKKKYSAYLLNLLFLIATYCFGCQSQNKDFPQAFNYSQPTVYTNTTEVINTPQIKGIGKIGSGVVIAKNGDNYYILTVKHLVNIKPGEIREPYKIYFSDGKNYKEEYEFDYYKDVYRSENPSIDLVLIRFKSDKKHSFFTLNGNISRQESVTISGWKFCNKQPTYELTTGKIEAILTPSKSQDGHNINYSNPTIEGMSGSGVFNQKKELVAIHAAAKKNVQYDMEKCPKLDELHGDNLGVSVSSFIKSDLFNKLPKGSYKISNDSSNTQSNQITENNSKSSDNDKPVGIFLRPKSFKN
- a CDS encoding serine protease, which translates into the protein MLVLNSSVQAFTFLDNQTLLISEEKQGKFLPEEQIHDLSELITVRVFGVDSKAWENIQSNAIKSSGSGVIVEKKEVKVKKGSLFLYFVLTNNHISSQSKEFYIKTHDGLIHKAFVHPTSKFQKNNIKIDLGLLGFYTPYSYEKAVIGTSDKLEDGSQLFVTGFPCNVSVEIINCPAKFTFEPGRVFKAPKLLKDGYQLGFTNPVSEGMSGGANLNIQGKLIGITGRRPSDVVDVPQYQYADQPVVPEIIRDNAPLALGLPIEHYSSLERDNLLSDFIRKIPPLSQNFELFVLLNNSRSRSPVPLPANNLNRNFFLNNKLLLVLGIIILFFGVFSVCWNNRRRKRTFIAEFIIYSSQNQYYVQINKYLYNRRKRRYLSFKKHQEEDGYWINEGDFSLLEFLEGGYEFSTSNSYVTVLPFPQKIVNPKNFFKQYPNSVPLELMVVYPNPIRQSQYVIELAENIEKETKFTLYKEGVGDSVKIRFKYNFTACHSNSSESKLILPRKYY